In Amphiura filiformis chromosome 2, Afil_fr2py, whole genome shotgun sequence, one DNA window encodes the following:
- the LOC140146742 gene encoding uncharacterized protein, whose amino-acid sequence MELKPLGVIQFILLSAVIMVLKVHWVEGRLPQGRNTLMSPMKSTDIESNDDEDLHRIDKRQSGGDIDVSGTQQQQTTDSSSCAQDSLRGRDGRDGRDGRDGEIGQKGEAGDIGARVTLERRAMPEVLD is encoded by the exons atgGAATTGAAACCTTTGGGTGTGATCCAATTTATTCTCTTAAGTGCAGTTATCATGGTGTTGAAAGTACACTGGGTCGAAGGTAGGCTTCCGCAAGGTCGAAATACCTTGATGTCTCCCATGAAATCAACTGATATTGAGAGCAATGACGACGAG GATCTACATCGTATAGATAAGAGGCAATCAGGTGGCGATATCGATGTCAGCGGGACTCAACAACAGCAGACTACAG ATTCCAGTTCTTGTGCCCAGGATTCGCTAAGAGGAAGAGATGGACGGGATGGACGAGATGGAAGGGACGGAGAAATAGGACAAAAAGGAGAAG CTGGTGACATAGGGGCAAGGGTGACCCTGGAGAGAAGGGCGATGCCGGAAGTCCTGGACTAG